The bacterium genome has a segment encoding these proteins:
- the rimI gene encoding ribosomal protein S18-alanine N-acetyltransferase: MIIDLEGRSYVDPVSGKNYCVRHMTLQDVDQVVELEKRLFTPPWSRASFLAELEERPYSLSLVVMDEQTLIGYMVVYFLYEEAHLANLAVAPEYQHRGVGEHLLRLLVCIARETLRQILLLEVRRSNAKAIRLYEKMGFVHAGVRRKYYEDGEDALLMCKTLTEEKTGSP; encoded by the coding sequence GTGATCATCGACCTGGAAGGCCGGAGCTATGTTGATCCGGTGAGCGGAAAAAACTATTGCGTACGCCACATGACGCTGCAGGATGTGGACCAGGTCGTTGAGCTGGAGAAAAGATTATTTACGCCGCCATGGTCCCGCGCCAGCTTTCTGGCGGAACTGGAAGAACGCCCCTATTCCCTGTCGCTGGTGGTGATGGATGAACAGACGCTGATCGGCTACATGGTGGTCTATTTTCTATATGAAGAGGCGCATCTGGCAAACCTGGCTGTTGCGCCGGAGTATCAACATCGCGGCGTGGGCGAACACCTGCTGCGGCTGTTGGTCTGCATCGCGCGGGAGACTCTTCGTCAGATTCTGCTTCTCGAGGTGCGCAGGTCCAACGCCAAAGCCATCCGATTATACGAAAAGATGGGATTTGTGCACGCCGGCGTGCGTAGAAAATACTATGAGGATGGAGAGGACGCGCTACTGATGTGCAAAACGCTGACAGAAGAAAAAACCGGATCGCCCTAG
- a CDS encoding acetyl-CoA carboxylase carboxyltransferase subunit beta, with product MEWYKRTNKGLEPSEKKELPDGLWIKCEDCGEILYKKELDRNAKVCLKCGHHFRMSAEEYIRLLADDARFDEFNAELRSVDPLKFKDSKKYSDRLKEAISRTGCNDAVRTGCCSVNGVPVVLAVMDFSFIGGSMGSVVGEKICRAVDRALQTCSPLIIISASGGARMQEAALSLMQMAKTAARLALLSDAGIPYISLLTDPTTGGTTASFSMLGDLIIAEPGALIGFAGPRVIKQTIGQDLPEGFQRAEFLLQHGFLDAIVPRTELKRQLSRMLNFFINRK from the coding sequence ATGGAATGGTATAAACGCACCAACAAGGGGCTGGAGCCCAGCGAAAAAAAAGAACTCCCGGATGGGCTCTGGATCAAGTGCGAGGACTGTGGGGAGATCCTGTATAAAAAGGAGTTGGACCGCAACGCCAAGGTCTGCCTCAAATGCGGCCATCATTTTCGCATGAGCGCAGAGGAATACATCCGTCTTCTGGCAGACGATGCGCGTTTTGACGAGTTCAACGCCGAGTTGCGCTCCGTTGATCCGCTCAAATTCAAGGATTCTAAAAAATACTCCGACCGTCTCAAAGAGGCCATAAGTCGGACCGGCTGCAACGATGCGGTGCGAACCGGCTGTTGTTCGGTGAACGGCGTACCGGTGGTGTTGGCGGTGATGGATTTCAGCTTTATCGGCGGCAGCATGGGATCGGTGGTGGGCGAAAAGATATGCCGCGCCGTGGATCGGGCGCTGCAGACGTGCTCGCCGCTGATTATCATCTCCGCGTCCGGCGGAGCGCGGATGCAGGAAGCGGCGTTGTCGCTGATGCAGATGGCCAAAACCGCGGCGCGTCTGGCACTCTTGTCTGATGCCGGCATCCCGTACATCTCTCTGTTGACCGATCCGACCACCGGCGGCACCACCGCCAGCTTTTCCATGCTCGGGGATCTGATCATCGCTGAGCCGGGCGCGCTCATCGGCTTTGCCGGGCCGCGGGTGATCAAGCAGACCATCGGCCAGGACCTGCCGGAAGGCTTTCAGCGCGCGGAATTTTTGCTTCAACATGGATTTCTGGATGCGATTGTGCCGCGCACAGAGCTGAAGAGGCAGCTGTCGCGAATGCTAAACTTTTTTATAAACCGCAAATAG